From one Saprospiraceae bacterium genomic stretch:
- a CDS encoding TonB-dependent receptor, with protein sequence MLKKIFTLLGIFIFGLSIGQNANRPVKGTAVLQGSILDTTNKKPVEFATVALLIAASKEVVDGNITDDKGEFEIQNVGAGEYLLEIDFLGYQTKQSKIIQVKDGEKVKLGKLYLVPETLVLGEVTIEGQTDIIEEKVDRLVYNAEKDITSKGGDAADVMRNVPLLTVDLDGNVSLRGNSNVKVLINNKPSSIMAGSVADALKQIPADMIKSIEVITSPSARYDSEGSSGIINIITKKNTLEGMTLGVDVRAGNRGANLGLNGNLRTGNMGFSLRGYGRAEYGIKGAFENVQTTQTSIGLQKSIQSATTLSDRLHGSYNLGWDWDITKKSNLSAGLRLGTRNGNSVQDNLISQTFLPGATIPLLSGRNVASKDHDISYDLNSTYTYTFKPQQELSLLGLVSRNNRDNSFEADLLNNVDLHTISARQKNDNTSYNLESTLEANYQAPTGERGLIEFGGKGIFRKVNSDYQYYLGEGTSNQFVLDESRVSNQLNYNQSVGAGYLSYTFTTKNKISVKAGARLEYADINASLFKTPDVLLDIPSYWSLAPSINLSKTITKKLTLKTAYNRRIQRPGIQYLNPNVNEANPTNISVGNPYLDPEFTDNYEVSASINLKAIYLNTSVFYRHTGNSITSLRDTFTTQNPNPTEQGSIAAIRTTYANIGNENTIGMNIFGNVTFFKIWQINGGIDLYNVSLTNNNPNPSYAASNSGLVMGGRLFSNLRLKKGWGIQGGGGGRGRQVNLQGYSGGFRFYMMGVKKDFNDGKGNVSLSAENFLNFPFKVTSESKSQLLQQLNTNSFYNAGVRIGLSYKIGKMNFVDRRKRKSINNDDMKSGGDGGGGGGDNGGDQQQAAPTPAGQRGGTRVQGTTPPANNMNSPKDTTAKGANMPLEQRSPDQGQWQGQRPQGQWNKPGTPGADTTRRQWPQGQRPAGQMRRPGQDSTMRQGQRPDGSQWRRPGQPGSDSTGVQGGQRNGQRLQGQPSDTNNKPGTEDKLINESKESVKLINPNDLKPMVNDSVQMKKDSIPVKKQ encoded by the coding sequence ATGTTAAAAAAAATATTTACCCTGCTTGGCATCTTCATTTTTGGACTATCTATTGGTCAAAATGCGAATCGTCCTGTAAAAGGAACAGCCGTTTTACAAGGGAGCATCCTGGATACCACCAATAAAAAACCTGTAGAGTTTGCCACTGTAGCCTTATTGATAGCTGCTTCCAAAGAGGTAGTCGATGGCAATATCACGGATGATAAAGGCGAATTTGAAATCCAAAATGTTGGGGCAGGAGAGTATTTACTGGAAATCGATTTTCTGGGATATCAAACAAAACAAAGTAAAATCATCCAAGTTAAAGACGGAGAAAAAGTAAAACTAGGCAAATTATATCTGGTACCGGAAACCCTGGTACTTGGCGAAGTGACAATCGAAGGCCAGACTGATATCATCGAAGAGAAAGTGGACCGCCTGGTATATAACGCTGAAAAAGATATCACCAGCAAAGGAGGAGACGCTGCAGATGTAATGCGCAATGTACCCTTGCTCACTGTTGACCTGGATGGCAATGTCAGCCTGAGAGGTAACTCCAATGTGAAAGTATTGATCAATAATAAGCCTTCCAGTATCATGGCCGGAAGTGTAGCAGATGCTTTAAAACAAATACCTGCCGACATGATCAAGTCCATTGAGGTGATCACCAGTCCTTCTGCCCGATATGACTCTGAAGGATCTTCCGGGATCATCAATATCATCACTAAAAAGAATACACTTGAGGGTATGACTTTGGGTGTAGATGTCAGAGCTGGAAATCGCGGTGCCAACCTGGGTCTGAATGGCAATTTGCGTACCGGAAATATGGGTTTCAGCCTTAGAGGATATGGCAGAGCCGAATATGGAATAAAAGGAGCTTTTGAAAATGTACAGACTACGCAGACCTCAATAGGTTTGCAAAAAAGTATCCAGAGCGCTACTACGCTTTCTGATAGACTTCATGGCAGTTATAATCTGGGCTGGGATTGGGATATTACTAAAAAATCCAACCTTTCTGCAGGGTTAAGGTTAGGTACAAGAAATGGCAACAGTGTACAGGACAACCTTATTTCTCAGACATTTCTACCAGGTGCCACTATACCCTTATTGAGTGGTAGAAATGTAGCATCCAAAGACCATGACATAAGTTATGATTTGAATTCGACCTATACTTATACTTTTAAGCCACAACAAGAATTGAGTTTACTTGGCTTGGTTTCACGCAATAACAGGGATAATAGTTTTGAAGCTGACTTACTCAATAATGTAGACCTTCACACCATCTCGGCAAGACAAAAAAATGATAATACCAGCTACAACCTGGAGTCGACATTAGAAGCAAACTATCAAGCACCGACCGGAGAAAGAGGTCTTATTGAATTTGGAGGTAAAGGAATATTTAGAAAAGTAAATAGTGACTATCAATATTATTTGGGTGAAGGCACCTCCAATCAATTTGTTTTAGACGAATCCAGAGTATCTAACCAACTCAATTATAACCAATCAGTCGGTGCCGGCTATTTGTCTTACACCTTCACTACCAAAAATAAAATCAGTGTTAAAGCTGGTGCCAGACTAGAATATGCTGATATCAACGCCAGTCTATTTAAAACGCCTGATGTGCTCTTAGATATACCTTCTTACTGGAGCCTGGCTCCCAGTATCAATCTTTCCAAGACGATCACGAAAAAATTAACCTTAAAAACAGCGTATAACCGTAGGATTCAACGACCGGGCATACAATATTTAAACCCAAATGTCAATGAAGCCAACCCCACCAATATTTCTGTGGGCAATCCCTACCTTGATCCAGAATTTACGGACAATTATGAGGTCAGCGCCAGCATCAACCTAAAAGCTATTTACTTAAATACCTCCGTTTTCTATCGGCATACAGGTAATTCTATTACTAGCTTGAGAGATACATTCACTACACAAAATCCAAATCCTACGGAACAAGGAAGTATAGCTGCCATCAGAACTACGTACGCCAATATCGGTAACGAAAACACCATCGGTATGAACATATTTGGTAACGTGACTTTTTTCAAAATTTGGCAGATCAATGGAGGAATTGATCTATATAATGTGAGCCTGACTAATAATAATCCAAACCCATCTTATGCAGCTTCCAATAGTGGCCTGGTCATGGGAGGTCGTTTGTTCAGCAACCTCAGGCTTAAAAAAGGCTGGGGCATCCAAGGCGGTGGAGGCGGAAGAGGTCGTCAGGTCAATCTCCAGGGGTATTCCGGTGGATTTAGATTTTATATGATGGGAGTTAAAAAAGATTTTAATGATGGTAAGGGCAATGTGAGTTTATCCGCTGAAAATTTCTTGAATTTCCCTTTCAAGGTAACTTCGGAATCCAAAAGCCAACTGCTGCAACAACTTAATACCAACAGTTTTTATAATGCTGGTGTGCGGATAGGTTTGAGTTATAAAATTGGAAAAATGAATTTCGTGGACAGAAGAAAAAGGAAATCAATTAATAATGATGATATGAAATCTGGTGGCGATGGCGGCGGAGGTGGTGGTGATAATGGAGGTGACCAACAACAGGCAGCACCCACTCCTGCAGGCCAGCGAGGGGGTACCAGAGTACAGGGTACTACCCCGCCAGCTAATAACATGAATTCGCCAAAAGATACTACTGCCAAGGGAGCAAATATGCCCCTGGAGCAAAGATCACCAGACCAGGGTCAATGGCAAGGTCAGAGACCCCAGGGTCAGTGGAACAAACCAGGAACACCTGGCGCGGATACCACAAGAAGACAATGGCCTCAAGGTCAGAGACCTGCCGGCCAAATGAGAAGACCTGGTCAGGACTCCACGATGCGCCAAGGCCAAAGGCCTGATGGCAGTCAATGGAGAAGGCCTGGTCAACCCGGCTCAGATTCTACTGGAGTGCAAGGGGGCCAAAGGAATGGTCAAAGACTACAAGGACAGCCATCCGATACAAATAACAAACCCGGCACTGAAGACAAACTCATCAATGAGTCTAAAGAATCCGTAAAACTTATCAATCCAAATGATTTAAAACCGATGGTAAATGATAGTGTGCAGATGAAAAAAGATTCTATCCCGGTAAAAAAACAGTGA
- a CDS encoding histidine kinase, whose translation MQGFLQRHRNKTLHLLFWSVYFSFFFYQISNSGRSRAEDQPFLQLFNNALSHTIYLMIVAYLNYFLIMPRFLRHKNGIRYTVEFVSMAVVILFLYVHAKRWIVDGYTYDNHFYYSNRFAIGSFVTSVLVSAFVALLRFFSEWRDLEDQRAQLKNEKLVAELKFLKNQINPHFLFNTLNNLYALAYSNSPQTTEVISRLSQMMRYMVYDSNYDQVPLEKEIEYMRNYISLEKLRLNDQIPIEFEVTGDPENKQIAPLLLIPFLENSFKHGISNNNKDSWVKAILDCNHQKVTLHVSNSKTRHKGTAASANTGIGLDNVKRRLDLNYPGKYTLDVKELDDTYTATLDLQLN comes from the coding sequence ATGCAAGGATTTTTGCAAAGACATAGAAACAAAACGCTTCATTTACTTTTTTGGAGTGTTTATTTTTCTTTTTTCTTTTACCAGATCAGTAATTCGGGTAGATCGAGGGCCGAAGATCAACCTTTTCTCCAGCTATTTAACAATGCCTTATCACATACCATCTATCTGATGATCGTGGCTTATTTGAATTATTTTTTGATCATGCCTCGGTTTCTTCGCCATAAAAATGGAATAAGATATACTGTAGAGTTTGTATCCATGGCTGTGGTCATCCTGTTTTTATACGTACACGCTAAACGATGGATAGTAGATGGATACACCTATGACAATCACTTTTATTACAGCAATCGATTTGCCATAGGCTCTTTTGTAACCTCGGTCCTGGTATCTGCTTTTGTGGCTTTGCTTAGATTTTTCTCAGAATGGAGAGACCTGGAAGATCAAAGAGCTCAATTAAAAAATGAGAAGCTGGTCGCTGAGTTGAAGTTTCTCAAGAATCAGATCAACCCGCACTTCTTATTTAATACACTCAACAATCTTTATGCACTTGCTTATTCTAATTCGCCTCAGACTACAGAAGTGATCTCAAGGTTGTCACAGATGATGCGGTATATGGTCTATGATTCTAATTACGACCAGGTACCTTTGGAAAAAGAAATAGAATATATGAGAAATTATATTTCTTTGGAAAAATTGAGATTAAACGATCAGATACCCATTGAATTTGAAGTGACCGGCGATCCTGAAAACAAACAGATAGCACCCTTGCTTCTTATACCTTTTTTGGAAAACTCATTCAAGCATGGTATATCCAATAATAATAAGGATAGTTGGGTGAAAGCAATCCTGGACTGTAATCATCAAAAAGTCACTTTGCATGTGTCTAACAGCAAGACCCGGCATAAAGGTACCGCTGCGTCTGCCAATACGGGTATAGGCCTGGACAATGTCAAGCGTAGGCTCGATCTAAATTATCCAGGCAAGTATACCCTGGATGTAAAAGAGCTTGATGATACTTATACTGCTACCTTAGATCTTCAATTAAATTAA
- a CDS encoding response regulator transcription factor has translation MIDCVIIEDEPLARKLLETYVSKMPVLRLVKSFSDSLEALTYLQDHRVDLLFLDIQMPDLTGMSLLKLMSYKPQVILTTAYSEYALDGYSLDVTDYLLKPIIFERFFQAVEKVKQRLSITSTAQVPNHVVPEESNNKDDIIFVKDGTKLVRIDINSILYIEGLKDYVSIYIPNHKIVSLQRMKNLEAQLPKGRFIRIHHSYIIALQKIQAIHKDYVEINGVSIPIGETYRKAFREYVDAQKLLGEE, from the coding sequence ATGATTGATTGTGTTATCATCGAAGACGAACCCCTGGCCAGAAAGTTATTGGAGACTTATGTAAGTAAAATGCCGGTGCTGCGCCTGGTCAAAAGCTTTTCGGACTCACTCGAAGCCTTGACCTACCTGCAAGATCACCGCGTCGATTTATTGTTTCTGGATATCCAGATGCCTGATCTTACCGGTATGAGTTTGCTAAAACTTATGTCGTACAAACCTCAGGTGATATTGACGACGGCTTATAGCGAGTATGCTTTGGATGGATATTCATTGGATGTGACAGACTATCTACTTAAGCCGATTATTTTTGAACGTTTTTTTCAAGCAGTAGAAAAGGTAAAACAAAGATTGTCCATTACCTCTACTGCTCAGGTACCCAATCACGTAGTCCCCGAAGAGTCCAATAATAAAGACGACATTATTTTCGTAAAAGATGGCACCAAACTCGTACGTATAGACATAAACAGCATCCTGTATATCGAGGGACTTAAAGATTATGTAAGCATCTACATTCCCAATCATAAAATAGTATCCCTTCAGCGGATGAAAAACCTCGAGGCTCAGCTTCCCAAGGGCAGGTTTATCCGCATCCATCATTCTTATATCATCGCACTACAAAAGATACAAGCGATCCATAAAGATTATGTCGAGATCAATGGTGTATCTATTCCGATTGGAGAAACCTACCGAAAGGCATTTAGGGAATATGTCGACGCTCAGAAATTGTTAGGAGAAGAGTAG
- a CDS encoding glucosaminidase domain-containing protein, whose amino-acid sequence MKSWVSIVLICTLFYSFRYKMDERVVAQAYIERYSVLAVNEMRRSGVPASIKLAQAMVESNAGRSVLALESNNHFGIKCKSYWKGQSYYHKDDDLDAKGKLMESCFRAYADIDASFKDHSDFLRSSAKYASLFNLDITDYKSWAYGLKECGYATDRSYSLKLIRTIEEYQLYRYDTYLSSEFDLPAYQALTSQIVPIQSTID is encoded by the coding sequence ATGAAGTCTTGGGTCAGCATTGTATTGATTTGCACGTTATTTTATTCTTTTCGCTATAAAATGGACGAACGGGTAGTTGCCCAGGCATATATAGAAAGATATTCGGTCTTGGCTGTCAATGAGATGCGTCGTAGCGGGGTACCTGCCAGTATCAAATTGGCTCAGGCCATGGTAGAATCTAATGCTGGTCGGAGTGTATTGGCTTTGGAGAGCAATAACCATTTTGGAATTAAATGTAAGTCTTACTGGAAAGGCCAAAGCTACTACCATAAAGATGATGACCTGGATGCCAAAGGTAAGTTGATGGAGTCTTGCTTTCGGGCATATGCGGATATAGATGCGTCTTTCAAGGATCATTCAGATTTCCTCAGGTCATCGGCTAAGTATGCCAGCTTGTTTAACCTGGATATTACGGATTACAAATCCTGGGCTTATGGCCTCAAAGAATGTGGCTACGCCACAGATAGATCCTACAGTTTAAAACTTATACGTACAATTGAAGAATATCAGCTTTATCGATACGATACCTATTTGTCCAGTGAGTTTGATCTGCCAGCATATCAAGCGCTGACTTCGCAAATAGTTCCTATTCAGTCTACCATAGACTAA
- the pdxA gene encoding 4-hydroxythreonine-4-phosphate dehydrogenase PdxA, which translates to MGSNESNTVKIGITIGDINGIGPEVIIKALRNPKILDFCIPVIYGSGKIISYYKNIVKADDFVYYQTRNNEKLQPGKIYVLNAWQENVTVSIGKITETGGKYALAALDQAIQDIQSGWLDGLVTAPIHKQSMQMAGFNYAGHTDYLAEKLNCSEYMMMMAGNNITVGLVTTHIPLQAVPSKITIPKIKSAIQILHASMQKDFGIDRPLIAVLGLNPHAGDGGVIGQEEQLFIIPAIEELKQQGMMIYGPFSADGFFGSSQFKKFDAILAMYHDQGLIPFKALEFENGVNFTAGLPVVRTSPDHGTAFDIAGKNEADPTSFRSALFGAIEIARQRKKYAEDRANPLNKHQKQSEEKVEG; encoded by the coding sequence ATGGGGAGTAACGAATCGAACACAGTCAAAATCGGCATCACGATCGGCGATATCAACGGTATCGGGCCGGAGGTAATCATCAAAGCACTTAGAAATCCTAAGATTTTAGATTTCTGCATACCGGTTATATATGGTTCAGGTAAGATCATCTCTTATTATAAAAACATCGTAAAGGCAGATGATTTTGTTTATTATCAAACCAGGAATAACGAAAAGCTGCAACCAGGAAAAATATATGTGTTAAATGCATGGCAGGAAAATGTCACAGTATCCATCGGAAAAATTACTGAGACAGGAGGCAAATACGCTTTGGCTGCATTGGATCAGGCTATCCAGGATATCCAAAGTGGCTGGTTAGATGGGCTGGTCACGGCTCCGATACACAAGCAATCTATGCAGATGGCAGGATTTAACTATGCAGGCCATACGGATTACCTCGCGGAGAAACTTAACTGCTCAGAATATATGATGATGATGGCTGGTAATAATATCACAGTAGGCCTGGTCACCACCCATATTCCTTTGCAGGCCGTGCCTTCAAAAATCACTATACCCAAAATCAAATCTGCGATTCAGATATTACATGCCTCTATGCAAAAAGACTTTGGTATTGATCGACCATTGATAGCAGTATTAGGCCTCAACCCGCATGCAGGAGATGGTGGGGTCATCGGCCAGGAAGAACAACTTTTTATCATACCTGCTATCGAAGAATTAAAGCAACAAGGGATGATGATCTATGGGCCTTTTTCGGCGGACGGCTTCTTTGGATCTTCTCAATTTAAAAAATTTGATGCCATCCTGGCGATGTATCACGATCAGGGTCTGATCCCTTTTAAAGCCCTTGAATTTGAAAATGGAGTCAACTTTACAGCCGGTCTGCCAGTGGTGCGCACCTCACCGGATCATGGAACCGCTTTTGATATTGCAGGCAAAAACGAAGCTGATCCAACCTCATTCAGGTCCGCTCTTTTTGGGGCCATCGAAATCGCCAGGCAGCGCAAAAAATATGCTGAAGATCGTGCCAATCCTTTGAACAAACATCAAAAACAATCAGAAGAAAAAGTGGAAGGTTAG
- the rsmA gene encoding ribosomal RNA small subunit methyltransferase A — protein sequence MTYAKKSYGQHFLTNESIAERITTALAPFGPIDHLLEVGPGKGMLSKYLIEAFPTLIMVEADQDMVDFLEADTKFGTAQLIKEDFLKLDLLALNGSRPLYIIGNFPYNISSQIVFKMIDHRELIPGMVGMFQKEMAERIAHAPGSREYGVISVLTQAYYDVEYLFTVKEGNFSPPPKVKSAVLRFTRKSTLHLDCNESLFKSIVKSCFLQKRKMIRNSLKSHLSADILKDPFYDKRPEQLAVSEFVTITNLVTDQKKLPAQ from the coding sequence ATGACTTATGCTAAAAAGTCCTATGGGCAGCATTTTCTTACCAACGAATCGATCGCAGAACGTATCACCACTGCCCTGGCTCCTTTTGGACCAATAGACCACCTGTTAGAAGTCGGTCCCGGGAAAGGCATGTTGAGCAAATACCTCATCGAGGCTTTCCCAACGCTTATCATGGTAGAAGCAGATCAGGACATGGTCGACTTCCTGGAGGCTGATACGAAGTTTGGCACAGCCCAATTAATCAAAGAGGATTTTTTGAAACTCGACCTGCTTGCATTAAATGGTTCACGACCATTGTATATCATTGGCAATTTTCCATATAATATTTCTTCCCAGATCGTATTTAAGATGATTGATCATCGGGAGTTGATACCCGGTATGGTAGGCATGTTTCAAAAGGAAATGGCAGAGCGTATCGCTCATGCTCCAGGCAGTAGAGAGTATGGGGTCATCAGCGTATTGACACAGGCATATTATGATGTAGAATATTTGTTTACAGTCAAAGAGGGCAATTTTAGCCCCCCTCCCAAAGTAAAATCTGCTGTATTGAGATTTACCCGCAAGTCAACCCTGCATTTGGACTGTAACGAATCCTTATTCAAATCAATCGTAAAATCCTGTTTCCTTCAAAAAAGAAAGATGATCAGAAATTCGCTCAAATCGCATCTATCTGCTGATATATTGAAGGATCCTTTTTACGACAAAAGGCCAGAACAATTGGCTGTATCAGAGTTTGTCACGATTACTAATCTGGTGACCGATCAGAAGAAGTTACCGGCCCAATGA
- a CDS encoding CPBP family intramembrane metalloprotease: MPLLSFQTRVIIENHEVIPPKRLLYLQSIIMLSIIGGLAALVDWREALAVRIIGPIELRFILFGAALYAFGVLINFLHFKFFQNDSKAEDEIILPEKQNDYFLWVLLCLVAALSEEFVYRGVLTHLLAKHGMLFILAAMMSAVSFSFSHYTQGWLAIPITFLFALGFQYLYHLSGSILLPIIVHFFYNITIELLRRSLIGPVTSSDRSPD, translated from the coding sequence TTGCCGCTTTTAAGCTTTCAGACCCGGGTCATAATTGAAAATCATGAAGTGATCCCACCCAAAAGATTGCTTTATCTCCAGTCGATCATCATGTTATCCATCATAGGTGGTCTGGCTGCGTTAGTAGATTGGCGCGAAGCCCTGGCTGTGAGAATAATAGGACCGATCGAGCTGCGTTTCATACTCTTTGGGGCCGCCTTATATGCATTTGGCGTGTTGATCAATTTTCTGCACTTCAAGTTTTTTCAGAATGACTCCAAAGCAGAAGATGAAATCATATTACCTGAAAAGCAAAACGATTACTTTTTGTGGGTATTACTTTGCCTGGTAGCCGCCTTATCCGAAGAGTTTGTATATCGGGGGGTGCTCACCCACCTGTTAGCCAAGCATGGCATGCTTTTTATCCTCGCGGCGATGATGAGTGCGGTAAGTTTTTCATTTTCACATTACACGCAGGGCTGGTTGGCTATCCCCATTACCTTTTTATTCGCCCTGGGGTTCCAATATCTGTATCATTTGAGTGGCAGCATCCTGCTTCCGATCATCGTACATTTCTTTTACAATATCACCATCGAACTTTTGAGACGCTCACTCATTGGGCCGGTAACTTCTTCTGATCGGTCACCAGATTAG
- a CDS encoding 1-phosphofructokinase family hexose kinase yields the protein MILTITLNPSIDISVHVTKLIPEEKLRCEQYEKEVGGGGINVAKGLNRLGLDSCALFFSAGQNGRWIEQRLADDHQRILPVNVAGETRENITIDDISSHLEYRLVNKGKKISSLDLEKFWLKLNSINTAPEFVIVSGSFPPGINTRFSKAVAQWCARKGSRLVVDLPADQLLPWFSSNPFLIKPNLAEFYQLAGRKKMTTAQVIKQARQWISQHYAQHIAISMSASGGILATDQEVVELKAPSVKVQSTVGAGDSMVAGMIYQFSKKASLRDTLRMGLACGSAATIQKGTKLFDPTNARRLYRLIK from the coding sequence ATGATACTTACTATTACTCTCAACCCATCCATTGATATATCGGTGCATGTCACTAAGTTGATTCCTGAAGAAAAATTGCGCTGCGAGCAATACGAAAAGGAAGTCGGAGGTGGAGGCATAAATGTAGCTAAAGGACTGAACAGACTTGGGCTGGATAGTTGTGCTTTGTTTTTTTCAGCAGGTCAAAACGGCAGATGGATCGAGCAGCGACTGGCTGATGACCATCAACGAATATTGCCCGTCAATGTCGCCGGTGAAACCAGGGAAAACATCACCATTGATGATATCTCAAGTCATTTAGAATATCGACTGGTCAATAAAGGAAAAAAAATATCCTCCCTGGACCTTGAAAAATTTTGGCTAAAATTAAATTCAATCAATACCGCTCCTGAGTTTGTAATTGTGAGCGGGAGTTTTCCACCTGGGATCAATACCCGGTTTTCAAAGGCTGTGGCGCAGTGGTGTGCCAGGAAAGGCAGTCGCCTGGTAGTGGATTTGCCCGCTGATCAATTGTTGCCCTGGTTTTCTTCAAACCCCTTTTTGATCAAACCCAATCTTGCGGAATTTTATCAATTGGCAGGTAGAAAAAAAATGACTACGGCACAGGTGATCAAGCAAGCCCGCCAATGGATAAGCCAACATTATGCTCAGCATATCGCTATTTCGATGTCGGCTTCCGGGGGAATCCTTGCCACTGATCAGGAAGTTGTAGAACTCAAGGCGCCAAGTGTCAAGGTGCAAAGCACTGTCGGAGCGGGAGACAGTATGGTGGCCGGCATGATTTATCAATTTAGCAAAAAGGCAAGTTTGAGAGATACACTTCGAATGGGGCTGGCTTGTGGATCGGCGGCCACTATTCAAAAGGGCACCAAACTATTTGATCCTACCAATGCCCGGAGACTTTACCGACTGATTAAATAA
- a CDS encoding MFS transporter, producing MNFHRGDLKHLFSLPVIVAALGYFVDIYDLLLFGIVRIPSLNSLGLSESEVSSIGASILNWQMTGMLLGGILWGVFGDKKGRLSVLFGSIITYSLANIACGFVQDPTTYKIIRFIAGVGLAGELGAGITLVSESIPKHLRALGTSIVAFVGLLGAVVGYLTVEMFDWRTAYFVGGGMGFALLFLRMGVFETPFFKSIKADHKISKGNFFALFAKKDRFIRYLKCIGMGIPSWFVIGVLCSFSNEIGKALGITEPIKPGLSIMWCYIGLSIGDLANGIISHYLQSRKKAVLYFLLFQIVIVLFYLSGTFRSATGMYLLNGLMGLGGGYWAMFVTIGAEQFGTNLRATAATTIPNMVRGTTVIDTVLYQAFKGLLGSATLAAGLGGLLVYIIAIYSITTISETHNKDLDYLELD from the coding sequence ATGAATTTTCATCGCGGTGACTTAAAACATTTATTTAGCCTTCCGGTCATAGTGGCTGCCCTGGGTTATTTTGTGGATATCTATGACCTGCTGTTGTTTGGTATCGTACGGATCCCTAGCTTAAATTCTCTTGGGCTGTCAGAGAGTGAAGTCTCCAGCATAGGCGCTTCCATACTCAACTGGCAGATGACAGGGATGTTGCTTGGAGGAATATTGTGGGGTGTATTTGGTGATAAAAAAGGCAGGCTTTCGGTATTGTTCGGGTCTATCATCACCTATTCTTTGGCCAATATAGCCTGCGGTTTTGTGCAGGATCCTACTACGTATAAAATCATCCGTTTTATAGCAGGGGTAGGTCTGGCAGGTGAGTTAGGTGCAGGCATCACCCTGGTGTCTGAATCCATTCCTAAACATCTAAGGGCTCTGGGTACCAGTATTGTGGCTTTCGTAGGCCTGTTAGGAGCAGTAGTCGGGTATCTAACAGTTGAGATGTTTGATTGGCGCACTGCTTATTTTGTTGGGGGTGGGATGGGATTTGCTTTATTGTTTTTAAGAATGGGGGTCTTCGAAACGCCTTTTTTCAAAAGTATCAAAGCAGATCATAAAATATCAAAAGGCAATTTTTTTGCTTTATTCGCCAAAAAGGATCGATTCATCCGATATCTCAAATGTATCGGTATGGGTATCCCCAGTTGGTTTGTGATCGGGGTGCTCTGCTCATTTAGCAATGAAATCGGTAAGGCACTTGGTATCACCGAGCCGATCAAACCGGGACTTTCTATCATGTGGTGTTATATTGGTTTGTCCATTGGTGACCTTGCCAATGGGATCATCAGTCATTATCTTCAATCGCGCAAAAAGGCCGTTTTGTATTTTTTATTATTTCAGATAGTGATTGTTTTGTTTTATTTGTCAGGTACGTTTCGCTCAGCCACAGGCATGTATTTGCTCAATGGGCTGATGGGGCTAGGGGGTGGTTATTGGGCCATGTTCGTGACCATTGGAGCCGAGCAGTTTGGCACTAACCTGAGGGCTACTGCTGCTACTACTATCCCCAATATGGTGAGAGGCACGACGGTCATAGATACAGTATTGTACCAGGCATTTAAGGGTCTGCTGGGATCAGCTACACTGGCAGCAGGATTAGGAGGATTGTTGGTATATATCATAGCCATCTATTCGATTACCACTATCTCCGAGACGCATAACAAGGATCTGGATTATTTGGAGTTGGATTAA